One part of the Desulfonema ishimotonii genome encodes these proteins:
- a CDS encoding Crp/Fnr family transcriptional regulator, whose protein sequence is MEKNSEIIAGIPFFSDLTEAQLTAVLRIMTERTYNRGELIFSDGDPGDGFYAVARGKVKIFKMSSEGKEQILHIFGPGEPFGEVPVFSGRSFPANAQAIAKSRLLFFPRKDFIRLITETPALALNMLAVLSMRLRQFTVQIENLSLKEVPERLAAYLIYLAGEQETDTVTLPISKGQLASLLGTIPETLSRIFAKMSGDGLIAVTGKTICLLNRDHLACIAEYGKACEL, encoded by the coding sequence ATGGAGAAAAATTCGGAAATCATAGCGGGCATTCCCTTTTTCAGCGATCTTACAGAGGCGCAACTGACAGCGGTCCTCCGGATTATGACGGAACGGACATATAACCGGGGGGAACTGATATTCTCCGATGGCGATCCGGGGGACGGTTTCTATGCGGTGGCCCGGGGAAAGGTCAAGATTTTCAAGATGTCGTCCGAAGGCAAGGAGCAGATCCTGCACATTTTCGGTCCGGGCGAGCCCTTCGGAGAGGTGCCGGTCTTCAGCGGCAGATCCTTTCCGGCCAATGCCCAGGCCATTGCCAAAAGCCGCCTCCTCTTCTTCCCCCGCAAAGACTTCATCCGGCTCATCACGGAGACGCCGGCACTGGCCCTCAACATGCTGGCCGTCCTGTCCATGCGGCTGCGTCAGTTTACAGTGCAGATCGAAAACCTCTCTCTGAAAGAGGTGCCGGAGCGGCTGGCGGCCTACCTGATCTATCTGGCCGGGGAACAGGAGACCGATACGGTCACGCTGCCCATCTCCAAGGGCCAGCTGGCCAGCCTCCTGGGCACGATTCCCGAAACCCTGTCGCGGATTTTCGCAAAAATGAGCGGTGACGGCCTGATCGCGGTCACCGGAAAAACGATTTGCCTGCTGAACCGTGACCATCTGGCCTGTATCGCCGAATACGGAAAGGCATGTGAACTGTAA
- a CDS encoding methyl-accepting chemotaxis protein produces MKLKSIRTKIALGAGVCVLITSAIIIWYSVYVMQRHMIGSAMSGVTATARSQADLVKSRLDSVMGAAHTLAQTLSAVKDTAVRLDIDRDNIMDILHITLERTPDVMAVYTCWEPDGFDGMDVGYIGEKGHDDTGRFAPRLKRMANGDIFTGSLLSSPSHCPNRTPGAWYAVLKKSLTAYATDPFEDTADGSGTQIISLMAPIIANHEFYGMVGLDLPLDFLQKQADQIDIYDGAGRMMIISHNGTLAGVTHRPALVGKAMSEIHRTDPAEELALIQRGGRAGEITGGNLEVFTPLALLNTTRPWSVHVVVPAEKITAGAEHAMWKMLGIGLGCVIGALTVLWLISGQIAVPIARVVGMAQAISQGDLSGELRVRGEDETAQLARAMQEMAETLRSTARVAEQIAGGDLNAEVTVLSEKDTLGRSLARMVRSLKTTAGVARQIAEGDLNAEVRIHSEKDGLGQALSRMLENLRTTVQVAEQIADGDLATEVKMLSERDSLGKSLARMVANLKGTVRVAEQIAGGDLNAEVSVLSEKDSLGRALARMVKKLRAVVTDVKQASDSAEEMAHHVKEAAGQLADMSQQISSNSEEMSQGTTEQAAAAEEASASMDEMAANIRQNAENASQTEKIARNSSEYARKGGQTVAETVEAMRSIARKITIIEEIARQTDLLALNAAIEAARAGEYGKGFAVVASEVRKLSERSRNAAAEISGISVSSVDVADRAGEMLARIVPDIQKTAELVQEISAASREQSTGSEQINNSIQSLDQVIQQNAKSSEELSASAIEMASTSEFMVRYSREMSNQTATLRETIAYFRMGDGDEMQAESDDGPGRLPVGMKKLRPHPASASPESASRDSQADKENPPVRLRRPAIRKLPPDDPLSLDFDDEGFEKY; encoded by the coding sequence GTGAAACTAAAATCCATCAGAACCAAAATCGCTTTGGGGGCCGGTGTCTGCGTCCTGATCACATCGGCCATCATCATATGGTATTCGGTATATGTCATGCAGCGCCACATGATCGGAAGCGCTATGAGCGGGGTGACAGCAACAGCCCGGAGTCAGGCCGACCTCGTCAAATCCCGGCTGGACAGCGTCATGGGGGCGGCTCATACCCTGGCGCAGACGCTTTCGGCAGTTAAGGACACAGCGGTTCGGCTTGACATTGACCGCGATAATATCATGGACATTCTGCACATCACACTTGAGAGAACCCCCGACGTTATGGCCGTTTACACCTGCTGGGAACCGGACGGATTCGACGGCATGGATGTGGGATATATCGGTGAGAAAGGCCATGATGACACCGGCAGATTCGCGCCCCGGCTGAAGCGGATGGCAAACGGTGATATCTTCACCGGCTCCCTCCTCTCCTCTCCTTCCCACTGCCCGAACCGCACACCGGGGGCGTGGTACGCCGTGCTGAAAAAGAGCCTGACGGCATATGCCACCGATCCGTTTGAAGATACCGCAGACGGCTCAGGAACGCAGATCATCAGCCTGATGGCCCCGATTATTGCCAATCACGAATTTTACGGCATGGTCGGCCTGGATCTGCCTCTGGATTTTCTTCAGAAGCAGGCGGATCAGATTGATATTTACGACGGGGCTGGCCGGATGATGATTATCAGCCACAACGGAACCCTGGCCGGGGTCACACACAGGCCTGCGCTGGTGGGAAAGGCCATGTCGGAAATCCACAGGACAGACCCGGCAGAAGAGCTGGCGCTGATTCAGCGTGGCGGAAGAGCGGGGGAGATTACCGGTGGCAACCTGGAGGTTTTCACGCCGCTGGCGCTCCTGAATACGACCCGGCCCTGGTCCGTTCATGTGGTGGTACCGGCGGAAAAAATCACTGCCGGGGCGGAACATGCCATGTGGAAAATGCTCGGCATCGGCCTGGGCTGTGTGATCGGTGCGCTGACAGTACTGTGGCTGATCTCCGGTCAGATCGCTGTCCCCATCGCCAGGGTCGTTGGCATGGCGCAGGCGATTTCCCAGGGCGATCTCTCCGGGGAGCTGAGGGTCAGAGGGGAAGACGAGACCGCGCAGCTGGCCCGGGCCATGCAGGAGATGGCGGAGACCCTTCGCTCAACTGCACGGGTGGCGGAGCAGATCGCCGGGGGCGACCTGAACGCCGAGGTGACGGTTCTCTCTGAAAAAGATACACTGGGCCGGTCCCTTGCCCGGATGGTCCGAAGCCTGAAAACGACTGCGGGGGTGGCCCGGCAGATCGCCGAGGGCGACCTGAACGCAGAGGTGAGGATTCACTCGGAAAAGGATGGTCTGGGCCAGGCCCTCTCCCGGATGCTTGAGAATCTGCGGACGACGGTGCAGGTGGCGGAGCAGATTGCTGACGGCGATCTGGCCACCGAGGTGAAGATGCTTTCCGAACGGGATTCGCTGGGTAAATCCCTTGCCCGGATGGTTGCCAACCTGAAGGGGACGGTCCGGGTGGCCGAACAGATCGCCGGGGGCGACCTGAACGCCGAGGTGAGCGTCCTGTCTGAAAAAGACTCGCTTGGCAGGGCCCTTGCCCGGATGGTCAAAAAACTCCGGGCGGTCGTCACCGATGTCAAACAGGCATCAGACAGCGCCGAAGAGATGGCGCATCATGTGAAAGAGGCCGCCGGTCAGCTGGCAGATATGAGCCAGCAGATCAGTTCAAATTCCGAAGAAATGTCCCAGGGAACAACGGAACAGGCCGCAGCAGCGGAGGAAGCCTCGGCTTCGATGGATGAGATGGCCGCCAATATCCGCCAGAATGCTGAAAATGCCTCCCAGACCGAAAAGATCGCCCGGAACTCGTCAGAATACGCACGAAAGGGCGGGCAGACGGTGGCGGAGACGGTTGAGGCGATGAGGTCCATTGCCAGGAAGATCACCATTATCGAGGAGATTGCCCGGCAGACGGACCTGCTGGCCCTGAATGCGGCCATTGAAGCCGCGCGGGCCGGGGAATACGGAAAGGGGTTCGCCGTTGTCGCCTCCGAGGTGCGCAAGCTCTCTGAGCGAAGCAGGAACGCGGCCGCTGAAATCAGTGGCATATCCGTGAGCAGTGTGGATGTGGCGGATCGGGCCGGTGAAATGCTGGCCCGGATCGTGCCGGATATTCAGAAGACTGCGGAACTGGTTCAGGAGATCAGTGCGGCCAGCCGCGAACAGTCAACAGGGTCGGAGCAGATCAACAACTCGATTCAGTCCCTGGACCAGGTGATTCAGCAGAATGCCAAATCCTCCGAAGAGCTTTCCGCATCGGCCATTGAGATGGCGTCAACCTCCGAGTTTATGGTCCGGTATTCCCGGGAAATGAGCAACCAGACCGCAACGCTCCGGGAAACGATCGCCTATTTCAGAATGGGTGACGGGGATGAAATGCAGGCGGAATCTGATGATGGGCCGGGGCGTTTGCCGGTCGGGATGAAAAAATTGCGGCCCCATCCGGCCTCCGCATCGCCGGAGAGCGCGTCCCGGGACAGCCAGGCCGACAAAGAGAACCCCCCGGTCCGTTTGCGCAGACCGGCAATCCGCAAATTACCCCCCGATGATCCGCTTTCTCTCGATTTTGATGACGAGGGATTTGAGAAATATTAG
- a CDS encoding FmdB family zinc ribbon protein has product MPLFEYLCQDCGKICEILIAASDDAPECTACGSTRLKKLLSASSSVSGSARNSMPGAGDTACCGSSPGHAGCAGPGSCCGKNPH; this is encoded by the coding sequence ATGCCGCTTTTTGAGTACCTGTGTCAGGACTGTGGAAAAATATGTGAAATTCTTATCGCCGCATCGGATGATGCGCCTGAATGCACAGCCTGCGGCAGTACCCGGCTGAAAAAGCTGCTCTCTGCCTCTTCATCCGTGTCCGGGTCGGCCAGAAACAGTATGCCCGGAGCGGGCGATACGGCCTGTTGCGGCTCATCTCCGGGCCATGCCGGCTGCGCCGGTCCCGGAAGCTGCTGCGGCAAAAATCCGCATTAA
- a CDS encoding iron-sulfur cluster assembly scaffold protein — MNHEQITDPAATAGLQDMLASSGYSEKAINYYIQKPYMGSISDADQVSDMTGSCGDTMSIYLKLDGDIITDARYQVLGCAGAISAAMAAVDLIKGKTMDYARNLNDGDVFKVLEEIPEKKHHCIQLAVKTLHKALDEYENANGNGN; from the coding sequence ATGAATCACGAACAGATTACCGACCCGGCCGCAACAGCAGGTCTGCAGGATATGCTCGCCAGCTCCGGCTATTCAGAAAAGGCCATTAACTACTACATTCAGAAACCCTATATGGGCAGCATTTCCGATGCGGACCAGGTCAGTGACATGACCGGTAGCTGCGGAGATACAATGAGTATCTACCTGAAGCTCGACGGTGATATTATCACAGACGCCAGGTATCAGGTGCTGGGATGTGCGGGGGCGATTTCCGCCGCCATGGCTGCGGTTGACCTGATCAAAGGAAAAACCATGGATTATGCCCGCAACCTCAATGACGGGGATGTTTTCAAGGTACTGGAAGAAATTCCCGAAAAGAAACACCATTGCATCCAGCTGGCCGTGAAAACCCTTCATAAGGCACTGGATGAATATGAAAACGCAAATGGAAACGGAAATTAG
- a CDS encoding NifB/NifX family molybdenum-iron cluster-binding protein has product MKIAFPTQKNSGLDSPVYSHFGTAQFFVILDTETDDSKVIQNSDLNHTHGNCQPLSALGGETVDSVVVGGIGRGALNKLNFAGVTAYRAVEGTVSENLDLIKTGKLPKFSPEMTCSGHHGHDGCIH; this is encoded by the coding sequence ATGAAAATAGCTTTTCCGACCCAGAAAAATTCCGGTCTTGACAGTCCCGTATACAGCCATTTCGGCACAGCACAGTTTTTCGTCATATTGGATACGGAAACCGATGATTCAAAGGTCATACAAAACAGTGACCTCAATCACACACATGGAAACTGCCAGCCTCTGTCCGCCCTTGGCGGGGAGACTGTTGATTCTGTCGTCGTGGGCGGCATCGGCAGGGGCGCGCTGAACAAGCTGAACTTCGCAGGTGTTACAGCATACCGGGCGGTGGAGGGGACGGTTTCCGAAAACCTGGACCTGATTAAAACCGGCAAACTTCCCAAATTCAGCCCGGAAATGACGTGTTCCGGTCATCACGGTCATGACGGATGTATACATTAG
- a CDS encoding sensor histidine kinase: MKRAKWFYHPIFIFIFSILALCTSLFLYIYWYMKVSTGLETLAQKFSIAPEQALKSETWVVILVLSILVGIILMGIFTIFVYNQKTLQLYRLQHNFINNFTHELKTPVTSLKLYLETFLKHDISRDDQLRYIRYMLQDVSRLSDNISRILDLARIESKSYGGEFVMSDLVQLTADFYGNNRHLFQNCQIRVHRPPGPSFLYPVNVSLFEMLLINLATNAIKYNRSGTPQVDISFELQKRNLHIHFADNGIGLEKGDIKRIFRKFYQVGRSDDMSAKGSGLGLYLVQSIARIHRGKISARSRGRDRGTTFTLRLPFRT; this comes from the coding sequence ATGAAACGCGCAAAATGGTTCTATCACCCCATCTTCATCTTCATCTTTTCCATTCTGGCGCTCTGCACCTCGCTCTTTCTGTATATCTACTGGTACATGAAGGTCAGTACCGGCCTGGAGACGCTGGCGCAGAAATTCAGCATTGCCCCCGAACAGGCGCTGAAATCCGAGACCTGGGTGGTGATTCTGGTTCTTTCGATTCTGGTGGGAATCATTCTCATGGGAATTTTCACGATCTTCGTCTACAACCAGAAGACATTACAGCTTTACCGGCTGCAGCACAATTTCATCAACAATTTCACCCATGAGCTGAAGACGCCCGTCACCTCCCTGAAACTTTACCTGGAGACCTTTCTGAAACACGACATCTCCAGAGACGATCAGCTCCGGTATATCCGGTACATGCTGCAGGACGTGAGCCGCCTTTCGGATAACATCAGCCGCATTCTGGATCTGGCCCGGATTGAGAGCAAGAGCTACGGGGGCGAGTTTGTCATGTCGGATCTTGTTCAGCTTACAGCGGATTTTTACGGAAATAATCGCCATCTTTTTCAGAACTGCCAGATCCGGGTTCACAGGCCGCCCGGCCCGTCTTTCTTATATCCGGTAAATGTCTCTCTTTTTGAAATGCTCCTGATCAATCTGGCAACCAACGCCATCAAATACAACCGGTCCGGCACCCCGCAGGTTGATATTTCCTTTGAGCTGCAAAAGCGGAATCTCCACATCCATTTTGCCGACAACGGCATCGGCCTTGAAAAAGGGGATATAAAACGGATATTCAGGAAGTTCTACCAGGTGGGCCGGTCGGACGACATGTCGGCCAAAGGCAGCGGGCTGGGACTCTATCTGGTCCAAAGCATTGCCAGAATTCACAGGGGAAAAATCTCCGCCAGAAGCCGGGGACGCGACAGGGGGACGACCTTTACGCTCAGATTACCCTTCAGAACATGA
- the eno gene encoding phosphopyruvate hydratase encodes MTEIVNVKAREVLDSRGNPTVEADVELACGALGRAIVPSGASTGQREALELRDSDAKRYNGKGVTAAVKNVMNEIAPAVRGMDAANQLALDNFMIDLDGTPNKSKLGANAILGVSMAAARAAAQACDLSLYKYLGGITARYLPVPMMNVINGGAHAANNLDIQEFMIIPFGAENIAAAVRMGAETFHSLRKILKEKGLNTAVGDEGGFAPNLESNEDAIRFIMSAIETAGYTPGEDIGLALDVASSEFYTEGKYVLRGEGKTLTAEEMVNYYGELASKYPIISIEDGMAENDWDGWEVLTENLGTGIQLVGDDVFVTNPQIFGEGIDRDIANSILIKLNQIGTVTETLDAIEMAKQAGYTTVISHRSGETEDTFIADLAVGVNGGQIKTGSMSRTDRIAKYNQLIRIEEELGDAALFSNNIFIAE; translated from the coding sequence ATGACAGAAATCGTTAACGTAAAGGCAAGAGAAGTACTGGATTCACGGGGAAACCCCACCGTAGAGGCGGATGTTGAACTGGCATGCGGGGCACTGGGCCGCGCCATCGTGCCCTCCGGCGCATCCACCGGCCAGCGGGAAGCCCTTGAGCTTCGGGATTCGGATGCCAAACGGTATAACGGAAAAGGCGTGACGGCGGCGGTAAAAAATGTGATGAATGAGATCGCACCGGCGGTACGGGGCATGGATGCGGCGAACCAGCTGGCCCTGGACAATTTCATGATTGACCTGGATGGCACGCCCAACAAATCAAAACTGGGGGCCAACGCCATTCTCGGCGTCTCCATGGCGGCGGCACGCGCTGCGGCCCAGGCCTGTGACCTGAGCCTGTACAAATACCTGGGCGGCATCACCGCCAGATACCTGCCGGTGCCCATGATGAACGTCATCAACGGCGGCGCACATGCGGCCAACAACCTCGATATTCAGGAATTTATGATCATCCCCTTTGGCGCGGAAAACATTGCCGCCGCCGTCCGCATGGGCGCGGAAACCTTTCACTCGCTCAGAAAAATCCTGAAGGAAAAGGGGCTCAATACGGCAGTGGGCGATGAGGGCGGGTTTGCCCCGAACCTCGAATCCAACGAAGATGCCATCAGATTCATTATGAGCGCCATCGAAACCGCCGGTTACACACCGGGCGAGGACATCGGGCTGGCCCTGGACGTGGCGTCCAGCGAGTTCTACACAGAGGGAAAGTATGTCCTCAGGGGCGAGGGCAAAACCCTGACGGCCGAAGAGATGGTCAATTACTACGGGGAACTGGCATCGAAATACCCCATCATCTCCATTGAAGACGGCATGGCGGAAAACGACTGGGATGGCTGGGAAGTGCTGACAGAAAATCTGGGCACAGGGATTCAGCTAGTGGGCGATGATGTGTTTGTCACCAATCCGCAGATCTTCGGCGAGGGCATTGACCGGGACATTGCCAACTCGATTCTGATCAAGCTGAACCAGATCGGCACGGTTACAGAGACCCTGGACGCCATCGAGATGGCCAAACAGGCAGGCTATACCACCGTCATCTCTCACCGGTCCGGCGAAACCGAGGACACCTTTATCGCTGACCTGGCTGTGGGCGTAAACGGCGGCCAGATCAAGACCGGCTCCATGTCCCGTACCGACCGGATCGCCAAGTACAACCAGCTCATCCGCATCGAAGAAGAGCTGGGCGATGCGGCCCTGTTTTCAAACAATATATTTATCGCGGAATAA